CAATCTCAGGATATTTTGGTTGCCAATGGAGAATTTTATGGGCTTTGTCACTACTAGCCACCAGCATGGGGGGATCTCCTGCACGTCGATCGCCCTTATTCACCTTAAAATCGATATTAGTAACTTTCTTGGTAGCTTCGATTACTTCTTTAACAGAAAAACCACAACCGTTACCAAGGTTAAATATTTCACTCTTGCCACCTTTTAGTAAATATTCTAACCCTAAAAGATGGGCTTGGGCTAAGTCGGTGACATGGATATAATCCCGAATACAAGTACCATCGGGGGTGTCATAATCCTCTCCAAAAATAGTGATACTATCTCTTTTTCCTAGGGCAGTATGGATAATTAGGGGAATGAGATGGGTTTCTGGGTTATGATCTTCTCCTATAATACCGTCAGGATCTGCCCCTGCGGCGTTGAAGTAGCGAAAAGCAACGTATTCCCAGTTATAAGCCCGTTGAAAGTCGGCTAACATCTGCTCTATCACCAATTTGGTATAGCCGTAGGTGTTGATGGGATTTTGGGCATGGGTTTCGGGAATAGGAATGGTGGTGGGCATCCCGTAGGTAGCAGAGGTAGAGGAAAACACCATTTTTCTAACTTGGGCTGATTCCATGGCTTCTAAAAGATTAAGGGTAAAAGCAACATTATTTTGATAATATTTAGCGGGATTTTGCATGGATTCTTCCACATAGGCATAGGCGGCAAAGTGAATTACTGCTTCAATGTTGTGGTCCTGAAAAAGTTTGTCCAATAAAGGGCGATCGCCCAAATCCCCTACAATCAATTTTGCATTAAGTTTTTCGGCTATGTCTTGATGACCATAAACAAGATTATCAAAAACGATCAAATCATAATTTTTTTCCTTTAACAATTTCACCGTATGAGAACCAATATAACCTGCTCCCCCTGTCACCAAAATAGCCATAGAGATAATTTACCTTTACCAAACAACTCCATTATTTTAGCGAAATTCTCACTGGTATTATTCTTCGCTCTCATCTACGGGTAAAGTTGACTCTAACTCAGCCGAGGAATTTCGCTTATTTTTGGTATCGATGAGTTTTTCCATCAATTTTAACCAATTTTCTTCCTCTGGGGTCAATTCTTGGTTAATAAGGGTGTCTGAGATGGATTTTTGTTGGGGGGTGGAGATCGTTAAAATGGGCAAATTACATAGTTGTGGTAAATCCCATTTCCATAATTTTAGGGTGTGATCGTCACTGGCGGTAATGATAAAAGTGCGATCGCCACTTATCTTGACATGACGAATAGGTTTTTGATGAGTTTTTAGCACTCCCATGGGGGTGCCATCGGGCAAACTCCATAATCTGATGGTATTGTCTCGGCCTCCCGTGGCAAGAAGATTACCATCTCCGCTTATATCCTGACACCAAATAGACTGCTGATGCCCTTCGAGGGTGGCTTTGAGGTTTCCTGTGGCTAACTGCCAAACCTTGATAGTAGTATCCTCGCTGACGGTAACTAAATATTTGCCATCAGAGGTAATACTGACTTGCCATATCGTGCTATCATGCCCCTCTAGGGTGGCTTTATTTTCCCCCGTAGATAAAGACCATAGTTTGACAGTACCATCTTTACTTGCCGTGGCAAGGGTTTCATTAAAAGGACAAATGGCAAGGGATGTAATGGCGCCTTGATGCCCTGTGAAGACATACTGATTTTCTCCATCAGGCAGACTCCATACCCTGACGCTATGATCGTTTTTTCCTCCCCCACCCACCAAAAATTTATCATTGGGGCTGATAAGGGTGCATTCTACCTCTGTCTTAAACCCTGTGAGAGTTTTATAAAGTTTTCCTGACGGATATTGCCAAAGACGAATTTCTCGATAACTAGCACTGGCAATCAGTTTACAATCACTGGTCATGGATAATGACCAAACCGAGGCGGCATTGGCAGACAAATTAGTTAAATTATTGCCCTCGGGGATGCGCCATACCGATACGGTTTTATCTCGGCTACCACTGGCGAGGGTGATGCCATCATCACTAAGGGCGAGGGTTGTTACTCCCTTGATGTGTCTTTTTAGGCTGGTAATTTGTTCTCCTGTGTGGGTATGCCAGAGTTTAATTTCTTCTCCCCCTGCACTAATCAATATTTTATTATCTGGGGTAAGGGCGATCGCACTTATTTTATTTTCATGGTCGTAGGTATAAACACAACGAACTAATTTACCT
The sequence above is a segment of the Cyanobacterium stanieri PCC 7202 genome. Coding sequences within it:
- a CDS encoding UDP-galactose 4-epimerase (PFAM: NAD dependent epimerase/dehydratase family~TIGRFAM: UDP-glucose-4-epimerase~COGs: COG1087 UDP-glucose 4-epimerase~InterPro IPR001509:IPR005886~KEGG: ter:Tery_4279 UDP-galactose 4-epimerase~PFAM: NAD-dependent epimerase/dehydratase~SPTR: UDP-glucose 4-epimerase;~TIGRFAM: UDP-glucose 4-epimerase), producing the protein MAILVTGGAGYIGSHTVKLLKEKNYDLIVFDNLVYGHQDIAEKLNAKLIVGDLGDRPLLDKLFQDHNIEAVIHFAAYAYVEESMQNPAKYYQNNVAFTLNLLEAMESAQVRKMVFSSTSATYGMPTTIPIPETHAQNPINTYGYTKLVIEQMLADFQRAYNWEYVAFRYFNAAGADPDGIIGEDHNPETHLIPLIIHTALGKRDSITIFGEDYDTPDGTCIRDYIHVTDLAQAHLLGLEYLLKGGKSEIFNLGNGCGFSVKEVIEATKKVTNIDFKVNKGDRRAGDPPMLVASSDKAHKILHWQPKYPEIETIIQHAWQWHQQRHGHR
- a CDS encoding WD40 repeat, subgroup (PFAM: WD domain, G-beta repeat~COGs: COG2319 FOG: WD40 repeat~InterProIPR019781:IPR019782:IPR017986:IPR020472:IPR 001680~KEGG: amr:AM1_H0065 WD-containing repeat protein~PFAM: WD40 repeat, subgroup~SMART: WD-40 repeat-containing protein~SPTR: Peptidase C14, caspase catalytic subunit p20); translated protein: MDTEKLTKLESKLYSEIPLLGDRIRQQAIKELSTIKTPQSIEILTKALIFSEDKNVRNGVLNTLRQIKLQDKSLINAVCQLWADNREIELTKLIKLKGWVAYQPLSLRVLTAVCLGWQGILEEENKIEVVEILLNLLNDKDKDIAEKAREWLLSLKDEDLQAHVCRLASEENNQDALDIAVEVNYRPVEPSQSALFYYFTQQWERYQEIDPNYALLEEIYYTASEDLQTRIDSHGIGLKRLEWLWMILGGKEGRRVESISADRWKRILDVLASGRNWDILWQLVTVVPVRWSREIVKTLKNNRWLPDAPEEKGVFNDILNFTLKIKGKSIPQGKLVRCVYTYDHENKISAIALTPDNKILISAGGEEIKLWHTHTGEQITSLKRHIKGVTTLALSDDGITLASGSRDKTVSVWRIPEGNNLTNLSANAASVWSLSMTSDCKLIASASYREIRLWQYPSGKLYKTLTGFKTEVECTLISPNDKFLVGGGGKNDHSVRVWSLPDGENQYVFTGHQGAITSLAICPFNETLATASKDGTVKLWSLSTGENKATLEGHDSTIWQVSITSDGKYLVTVSEDTTIKVWQLATGNLKATLEGHQQSIWCQDISGDGNLLATGGRDNTIRLWSLPDGTPMGVLKTHQKPIRHVKISGDRTFIITASDDHTLKLWKWDLPQLCNLPILTISTPQQKSISDTLINQELTPEEENWLKLMEKLIDTKNKRNSSAELESTLPVDESEE